In the genome of Paenibacillus sp. FSL R5-0766, one region contains:
- a CDS encoding tail fiber protein produces MSLTLFRKVSMICLVVLIGLSGLGTNSYLVQKVDAAGAKPYIGEIQLFPYNGAPSGWMYAAGQNMSITQNTALFSLLGVNYGGDGKSTFALPDLTDAAPEGMGYYISINGEKFPSREKGMYGAGNAVLGEVRLFPYYFTPSGWLAADGQYLPISQYNDLYQMIGTTFGGDGLETFRLPTLPKIKGDIIHYAISVDPTYHAENRGTDYYEYIGEIIPLLVKIPLDNWALADGSLLATTNNQPLFSLIGNKFGGNGLTDFKLPQLNSDQSPLVYYVSKTGVFPSVSNNPLPNAVEDRYTTKQNTPLTINSPGLLENDRDSSAAVLRSAPMNGTLTLNANGSFVYTPNNNYVGNDSFTYSATNQWGTSNPALVTITVEQDLVPIVSGVTDEGIYKQTVTPTFNSGTALLNGSAFTSGTPVTEDGDYTLVVTNHIGSTTVHFSIDTVPPVVTGVINDGIYDASPTVTFNEGTATLDGSPFLSGETFNVEGGHVLVVTDAAGNTTTIHFSFYAPRTLTFNSNGGSEVTEQTVSYGDKVIVPAVPTKAGYTFAGWFTDSDLSQAFDFSSTTVTTTLTLYAKWTVNSYTITFDPNGGTAVADHSVNYGQKLSAPASPSRSGYTFAGWYADPELKTPFNFAQTEITADLTLYAKWSVNSTPPGGSDGNSNGGGSGNQNNNGSSSTPSLPNTITNPSTNGRLTLAAGQAGRVSLGDGITVTIPAGATNQEMKITIDQITDSSDLLTNQTKLISPVYELLKNVQQNFNKYVTLNLTFDTSSLPTNHQAGLFYFDEQNKLWISAGEASIHDNQVNVDVDHFTKFAVFAIEQPKAPAEIAFSDVNGHWAEDFIQEAVREGIVSGFSDGSFKPNASITRAEFTVMLMNTLNTEYTEAATSFTDHAEIGAWAQSAVARAVQAGFIQGDTEGAFRPNDAVTRAEMAVLVAGALQLKAITGTSSTFADDAQIPLWAKAAVAGMQKSGMLHGKGLNTFAPSDKTTRAEAVKLLLNAKN; encoded by the coding sequence GTGAGTTTAACACTGTTCAGAAAAGTAAGCATGATATGTCTGGTCGTTCTAATTGGACTGAGTGGGTTGGGAACCAACTCCTACCTTGTCCAAAAGGTCGATGCAGCAGGAGCAAAACCCTATATTGGTGAAATTCAGTTATTCCCTTACAATGGGGCTCCCTCCGGTTGGATGTATGCTGCCGGACAGAACATGTCGATCACTCAGAATACGGCCCTTTTCTCGTTGCTAGGCGTCAACTATGGCGGGGACGGCAAAAGCACATTTGCACTACCTGACCTTACAGATGCCGCACCCGAGGGAATGGGCTATTACATATCCATTAATGGAGAGAAGTTCCCTTCCCGTGAAAAGGGTATGTACGGTGCAGGAAATGCTGTGCTTGGTGAGGTTCGCTTGTTCCCGTATTACTTTACCCCCAGCGGCTGGTTGGCTGCCGATGGTCAATATCTCCCTATCTCTCAATACAACGATTTGTATCAGATGATTGGTACAACCTTCGGTGGAGACGGTCTGGAGACATTCCGGTTACCCACGTTACCCAAAATCAAGGGTGATATCATCCATTATGCCATATCTGTTGATCCGACTTACCATGCCGAGAATAGGGGAACTGACTACTATGAATATATAGGTGAAATCATTCCCTTATTGGTAAAGATCCCACTAGACAACTGGGCATTGGCGGATGGATCCTTACTTGCCACCACCAATAACCAACCCTTGTTTAGCCTAATAGGCAATAAATTTGGAGGCAATGGTTTAACCGACTTTAAATTGCCTCAATTAAATAGTGACCAGTCGCCATTGGTCTACTACGTTTCCAAGACAGGCGTATTCCCTTCGGTTAGCAATAATCCCCTGCCCAATGCAGTAGAGGATCGTTACACAACCAAGCAGAACACCCCGCTGACCATCAACTCTCCGGGTCTACTAGAAAATGATCGTGATTCTTCTGCTGCCGTACTGAGAAGTGCGCCCATGAACGGTACTCTGACCCTTAATGCTAACGGTTCGTTTGTATACACGCCGAATAACAATTATGTGGGTAATGACAGCTTTACTTATAGTGCCACCAATCAATGGGGTACGAGTAATCCTGCGTTAGTTACCATAACAGTTGAGCAGGACTTGGTGCCGATCGTCAGCGGGGTAACAGACGAGGGTATATATAAACAAACAGTCACGCCTACATTTAATAGCGGTACAGCACTCCTGAATGGTTCTGCATTCACTAGTGGCACTCCGGTTACAGAAGATGGAGATTACACATTGGTGGTAACCAACCACATTGGCAGTACAACAGTCCATTTTTCCATTGATACGGTCCCTCCTGTTGTAACGGGTGTCATCAATGATGGAATATACGATGCAAGCCCGACCGTCACCTTTAATGAGGGAACAGCCACCCTTGATGGTTCTCCATTCCTCAGCGGGGAGACGTTCAATGTTGAAGGTGGACATGTGCTGGTCGTTACCGATGCGGCAGGCAATACGACAACAATCCATTTCAGCTTTTATGCGCCACGGACTCTGACGTTTAACAGTAATGGCGGTTCTGAGGTAACTGAACAAACGGTGTCTTACGGTGACAAGGTTATTGTTCCAGCTGTTCCAACTAAAGCAGGATACACCTTTGCTGGATGGTTTACCGATTCAGATCTGAGTCAGGCTTTTGATTTCAGCAGTACAACTGTAACCACTACTCTCACTCTGTATGCGAAATGGACGGTCAATTCCTATACCATTACGTTCGATCCTAACGGTGGTACAGCCGTTGCAGATCACTCAGTCAATTACGGTCAGAAACTTTCAGCACCTGCTTCGCCAAGCCGTTCCGGCTATACGTTTGCAGGCTGGTATGCAGACCCCGAGTTGAAGACTCCATTCAACTTTGCTCAAACAGAGATCACAGCTGATCTGACCTTATATGCCAAATGGAGTGTTAATTCCACGCCACCAGGTGGTAGTGATGGTAACAGCAACGGCGGAGGCTCTGGTAACCAGAATAACAACGGGTCGAGCAGTACCCCTTCGCTGCCTAATACCATAACCAATCCGTCTACTAATGGACGTTTAACACTTGCTGCAGGGCAGGCTGGGCGAGTGAGTTTGGGTGATGGCATCACTGTAACCATCCCAGCTGGAGCAACTAATCAAGAAATGAAGATCACGATTGACCAGATTACAGATTCTTCGGACTTGCTAACTAATCAGACTAAACTAATCAGCCCGGTATATGAGTTACTTAAGAATGTTCAACAGAACTTCAATAAATACGTAACTTTGAATCTGACATTTGATACATCAAGCTTGCCAACCAATCACCAGGCTGGACTATTCTACTTTGATGAACAAAACAAGTTGTGGATCTCTGCGGGAGAAGCTTCAATTCATGACAATCAAGTCAATGTAGACGTAGACCATTTCACCAAATTTGCTGTTTTTGCGATTGAACAACCCAAGGCGCCAGCAGAGATTGCATTTAGCGATGTCAACGGGCACTGGGCGGAAGATTTCATTCAGGAAGCCGTCCGTGAAGGTATCGTGAGTGGATTTTCCGATGGGTCCTTCAAGCCTAATGCATCCATTACACGTGCAGAATTTACAGTGATGCTAATGAATACACTGAATACAGAATACACAGAAGCGGCAACATCTTTTACCGATCATGCAGAAATAGGAGCTTGGGCGCAGTCTGCTGTAGCTCGTGCCGTGCAAGCAGGGTTTATTCAGGGAGACACTGAGGGAGCTTTCCGCCCCAATGATGCTGTAACCCGTGCTGAGATGGCTGTCCTGGTAGCCGGTGCGCTTCAATTAAAAGCGATAACTGGCACAAGCTCAACCTTTGCAGACGACGCACAGATTCCGCTTTGGGCCAAAGCAGCTGTCGCTGGGATGCAAAAATCCGGGATGCTGCACGGTAAAGGGCTGAATACCTTTGCTCCAAGTGATAAAACCACGCGCGCAGAAGCCGTCAAACTACTGTTGAACGCAAAAAATTAG
- a CDS encoding HAMP domain-containing sensor histidine kinase has protein sequence MRVSIKLKFSVFLAALLILTVVVLSSLVLRGIERNQQSQIEGILSQQTRLVNLNVRQSYYTEAVHLDQDVFLQRNGRRLAQELANSTGLPIALYNMTGQQVGASFASGESELVQETLDYALQNKIAYHEQGDTLLYAAPLDGPDGQMGAVWIQYPVQSYQDFYARILQLFMWAGIAVVALSFILGYLFYNRFAVAITRLKKSADSIREGNYIMESPVRSKDELGELGQGIYYMSTSIQQNITAMHAEQQKLQLAIEKLQALEQQQKQYIGNISHEFKTPLTSIKAYVELLDMYKDDPQLLDDATSNIGKETERLYEMVEKVLHLSALEKYDFENQAEDVEVSALLKDACGRMRGKAEKFALNMELDLEPAVIRSDRESLMHIFINMLDNAIKYNVPDGVIRVKNELRMQERQAVIRIYNSGTPIPAEAREKIFEPFYTVNKDRARKTGGTGLGLSLVKQFVEKQGGTITLLPGDPEDGEGVTFQLMFPLADSSLQVRNKSE, from the coding sequence ATGAGAGTCAGCATCAAGCTGAAGTTCAGTGTTTTTCTGGCAGCCTTGCTTATCCTGACGGTGGTTGTACTTAGTTCACTGGTCCTGCGCGGTATTGAACGCAATCAGCAGTCACAGATTGAAGGTATTTTATCACAGCAGACAAGGCTGGTGAATCTGAATGTGCGACAGTCCTACTACACCGAGGCCGTCCATCTCGATCAGGACGTTTTTTTACAGCGAAATGGCCGCAGGCTGGCACAGGAACTGGCCAACTCTACCGGATTGCCTATAGCACTCTATAACATGACAGGCCAGCAGGTGGGAGCATCCTTCGCCTCCGGCGAGAGTGAACTTGTTCAGGAAACGCTAGACTATGCACTGCAAAATAAAATTGCCTATCATGAACAAGGGGACACCCTGCTCTACGCTGCACCATTGGACGGTCCGGATGGACAGATGGGTGCCGTGTGGATACAGTATCCGGTCCAGAGTTACCAAGATTTTTATGCCCGTATCCTTCAACTATTTATGTGGGCAGGGATTGCGGTTGTGGCGCTGAGCTTCATATTAGGTTATCTGTTCTACAATCGGTTTGCCGTTGCGATTACCCGGCTGAAAAAGTCCGCAGATTCCATTCGCGAAGGCAACTACATTATGGAGTCTCCGGTAAGAAGCAAGGATGAACTGGGAGAGCTGGGACAGGGCATTTATTATATGAGTACATCCATCCAGCAAAATATCACAGCCATGCATGCGGAGCAGCAGAAGCTGCAACTTGCGATTGAGAAACTTCAGGCGTTGGAACAGCAGCAGAAACAATATATCGGTAACATCAGCCATGAGTTCAAGACACCGCTGACATCGATCAAAGCTTATGTGGAGCTGCTCGACATGTATAAGGATGATCCGCAACTGCTTGATGATGCCACGAGTAACATTGGCAAAGAAACGGAGCGGCTGTACGAGATGGTCGAGAAAGTCTTACATTTATCTGCCCTGGAGAAGTATGACTTCGAGAACCAGGCCGAAGATGTAGAGGTCAGCGCTCTACTGAAGGATGCCTGTGGCCGGATGCGGGGGAAAGCGGAGAAGTTTGCGCTGAACATGGAACTGGATCTTGAACCGGCGGTGATCCGCAGCGATCGGGAAAGTCTTATGCATATTTTCATCAATATGCTGGATAATGCCATCAAATATAACGTTCCGGATGGTGTGATCCGGGTGAAGAATGAACTACGGATGCAGGAGCGTCAAGCGGTCATTCGCATCTATAACTCGGGTACTCCGATTCCGGCAGAGGCGCGGGAGAAGATTTTTGAACCCTTTTACACCGTGAACAAAGACAGAGCCAGAAAAACAGGTGGAACCGGACTGGGGCTATCTCTCGTGAAGCAGTTTGTTGAAAAACAGGGAGGTACAATCACCCTGCTACCGGGCGATCCAGAAGATGGGGAAGGTGTGACGTTCCAGCTCATGTTCCCTTTGGCTGATTCAAGTTTACAAGTTCGAAACAAGTCTGAATAA
- a CDS encoding rhodanese-related sulfurtransferase: MCNSAYRVLLYYKFVKIEDPETFTQEHLQYCKDLGVKGRILIASEGINGTVSGTPEQTEQYMKDMLANPLFSDMVFKIDDVEEHAFKKIFVRHKAELVTFRVDEDLDPNVISGKRLSPKEFHEHLQRDDVIVIDGRNDYEYEIGHFRGAIRPDVESFREFPEWIRENLGDMKDKTIITYCTGGIRCEKLTGFMINEGFQDVAQLDGGIVTYGKDPEVQGHLFDGKCYVFDERISVPINRTDEDIVIASCYHCGTTHDRYINCPTCNLQHVSCEDCEETHNRFCSDACREAAPVHA; this comes from the coding sequence ATGTGTAACAGCGCGTACCGCGTGCTTTTATATTATAAGTTCGTGAAGATTGAAGACCCCGAGACGTTTACACAAGAGCATCTGCAATACTGTAAGGACCTTGGTGTGAAAGGCCGTATTCTGATCGCATCCGAAGGCATTAACGGTACGGTATCCGGAACGCCAGAACAGACGGAACAGTACATGAAAGATATGCTGGCTAATCCGCTGTTCAGCGACATGGTGTTCAAGATTGATGATGTCGAGGAGCATGCGTTCAAAAAAATCTTTGTTCGTCACAAAGCAGAGCTGGTTACGTTCCGCGTGGACGAAGACCTTGATCCAAATGTGATTAGTGGCAAACGCCTTTCACCAAAAGAGTTCCATGAACATTTGCAACGTGATGACGTGATCGTTATCGATGGTCGCAATGATTATGAATACGAAATTGGTCACTTCCGCGGGGCCATTCGTCCAGATGTGGAGTCATTCCGTGAGTTTCCGGAGTGGATCCGCGAGAACCTGGGTGACATGAAGGACAAAACGATTATTACCTATTGCACGGGCGGCATTCGCTGCGAGAAGCTGACTGGGTTCATGATCAATGAAGGATTCCAGGACGTGGCTCAACTGGACGGTGGTATTGTCACGTACGGTAAAGATCCGGAAGTACAAGGCCATCTGTTTGATGGCAAATGTTACGTGTTTGACGAGCGAATCTCTGTACCGATTAACCGGACAGACGAGGATATTGTCATTGCCAGCTGTTATCACTGTGGAACGACACATGACCGATATATTAATTGTCCAACCTGCAACCTGCAGCATGTAAGCTGTGAGGATTGCGAAGAGACGCATAACCGCTTTTGCTCGGATGCCTGCCGGGAGGCAGCACCGGTACACGCATAA
- a CDS encoding winged helix-turn-helix transcriptional regulator, producing MLIVKREEERTTRERILFMLKQQGTLTAREMTADLGLTGMAIRRHLTALEQDGWIEVREARATAGRPSSVYQLTVRGDSFFPKSYSSLTLELLEELSDSAGSGVVDALFESRRDKLLRSGLPQMEGQDLAGRVEELARIQNANGYMADASREDDGTYVITEMNCPIVQVASVYKQACRCELELFRSLLQAEVERTECYADGGKRCKYEIREASGN from the coding sequence GTGCTGATCGTGAAGCGCGAAGAGGAACGAACGACGCGTGAACGGATTTTGTTCATGCTGAAGCAGCAAGGCACATTGACCGCGAGGGAAATGACAGCTGATCTGGGTCTGACCGGCATGGCCATTCGCCGTCATCTGACGGCACTGGAGCAGGACGGATGGATTGAGGTTAGGGAGGCCCGGGCTACGGCCGGACGTCCGTCCTCGGTGTACCAACTGACGGTACGCGGGGACAGCTTTTTTCCAAAATCCTATTCGTCCCTTACACTGGAACTCCTTGAAGAATTGTCTGACTCTGCCGGTAGCGGTGTGGTGGATGCATTGTTCGAGAGTCGCCGGGACAAGCTGCTTCGCAGCGGATTGCCACAGATGGAGGGCCAGGATCTGGCCGGACGGGTGGAGGAACTTGCGCGAATCCAGAATGCCAACGGTTATATGGCGGATGCGTCCAGAGAAGACGATGGAACTTACGTCATTACGGAAATGAACTGCCCAATTGTACAAGTCGCGAGTGTCTACAAGCAGGCTTGCCGCTGTGAACTGGAACTGTTTCGCTCGCTGCTTCAAGCTGAGGTAGAGCGTACTGAATGTTACGCCGATGGCGGCAAAAGGTGCAAGTATGAGATTCGCGA